From the genome of Candidatus Chlamydia corallus, one region includes:
- the rpmI gene encoding 50S ribosomal protein L35, protein MPKMKSNKSVAARFKLTGSGQLKRTRPGKRHKLSKKSSQEKRNLSKQPLVDKGQVGMYKRMMLV, encoded by the coding sequence ATGCCCAAGATGAAAAGCAATAAGTCTGTTGCAGCACGTTTTAAATTAACAGGCTCAGGCCAATTAAAAAGAACTCGTCCTGGGAAGAGACATAAGTTGTCAAAAAAGTCTTCACAAGAAAAACGCAATCTATCTAAGCAGCCTCTTGTGGATAAAGGTCAGGTAGGTATGTATAAGCGAATGATGCTTGTTTAA
- the infC gene encoding translation initiation factor IF-3, translating to MALNFKINRQIRAPKVRLIGSGGEQLGILAIKDALDLAREAGLDLVEVASNSEPPVCKIMDYGKYRYDLTKKEKDSKKAQHQVRIKEVKLKPNIDENDFLTKLKQARAFVEKGNKVKITCMFRGRELAYPEHGFKVVQKMSLGLDDIGFVEAEPKLAGRSLICVVAPGTVKAKKKQEKSHAQDEKQ from the coding sequence AGGCAAATACGAGCTCCTAAAGTTCGTCTCATCGGTTCAGGGGGAGAACAGCTAGGAATACTGGCTATTAAAGATGCTTTGGATTTAGCCCGAGAGGCGGGTCTTGATCTAGTTGAAGTTGCTTCAAATAGTGAGCCTCCCGTATGTAAGATCATGGATTACGGTAAGTATCGCTATGATCTGACAAAAAAAGAAAAGGACAGCAAAAAAGCACAACATCAGGTGCGCATAAAAGAAGTTAAGCTTAAACCTAACATAGACGAAAATGACTTTTTGACTAAGTTAAAGCAAGCACGTGCCTTTGTTGAAAAGGGAAATAAAGTAAAAATTACATGCATGTTCCGAGGTAGAGAATTAGCTTATCCAGAACATGGTTTTAAAGTTGTTCAAAAAATGAGCCTGGGTTTAGACGATATTGGTTTTGTTGAAGCTGAACCCAAGTTGGCAGGTCGTTCTTTGATTTGTGTTGTGGCTCCAGGAACGGTAAAAGCAAAGAAAAAACAGGAAAAGTCTCATGCCCAAGATGAAAAGCAATAA